A genomic segment from Paenibacillus sp. FSL K6-1096 encodes:
- a CDS encoding S-layer homology domain-containing protein, with product MKLFKRIVAVMLTVILVFLSTSESFHALVEAASSTKTTMIQNDFIKVTVDNETGRYGIRTVEGQPIRKNDNNVNLLFQGDDPETSFTTFRIDGTDYIYGNKYKFDASHYSETTAPKVVENSNGTKQLEMIWKIKGVEIKQILMLYTDSKDAVNSGNVNIRYEVNNKSGAQVQIGSRILLDTMVGGNDGPQFQIGTAYKSPLQVERKLIHNPEDDPGIPEEDRAYFKIPAYWVMRDKLDLTNPQATNVVAYGFNNFAEQNINIVDEMIVGHWNGLANTKWDYQVHPNLDFTRDTNDFGTADSAVAFYWNPEKLAPGGFQSFETVYGLGELTAPDKVFSIRYVDQVQQLATEPVEGGGVPTKYDNNGVFNVIAEVENLQAYNMEHSKIEVEMTLESGLSFVRQDEKGNDVLDANGNPVLENTRSKMLEFKKSATPDEAAMGIEPKYKPGDAVTATFRVQAKGRPWPVTREYMISARSPETQGKIEGVEDEGIKAQYESTRTNFILLPPVGEATATYAYSLAPAELYSTDVKYLTVNLSNIEAYNTGNATTAPNFDLYLKNKANGNRYKVNVQDAVVMQPTDDGFSGAMRITYRGGDQVDSGGNVVEAGLGPELPLGEYQVEIDYKGDAGGDEEVAALYDITTPQSFLVTDNNDTRIREAGVMAVYKEAVDISGLANGASVKDELLDQLNSLFPGKPFKDGSFLYSAVTEYKKTKALFGAASKAVDPKFDISEFMDDEALKETPMYAYKLFATEEDFEEFKEEAEAKDPEFDREVLVTVRGMIKQVGTGAEEQVIVDTKTEPAIINDAVAYTGKDLTFVRGKLDIFGNTLPGDLPFLDTLFVKGEGTLSVASSGFVFHKGEWTLDFFNGFNKSLGEEDFDPEKEKEEEDKDDDDDKKDEKGNDGNPEDDTQNGSLKWAVGGVGDRLNPLRQIMIEDVYFNKQSLFGAPSFSIDGFGFSFNDFILRENGISFGGSLSLKIINSEIKNVIFNSAGFYGVDASLGFDLNQEMGLFGPDKKKDADKKKGPDAPSGKVTIKHAVQGGGVGNEYGLEFAAQLKNMMGVEIEFSLKKVKDGRILPDVIAFGAELPQPGILVTGATYLTAVRGAVRELADTIAGGTAEDPFPLTIQAGVGMRFGIAPAYFFGDVDLTVKRTGLKIEGKLDFAAKADAEKDDRLPMLTKALLEAQWVTPWFVRVEAEMDIGGWDIIIGKAGIFVGQNLEKNRTDFEGYISSKVQIPNDVPVVGGMPLSSMFLGVNNDKVWGSIGILFISLGITYYWSGGIEFGTSTDQLPEGMIHLVVDDPELGPRLMVIGAGVQTLATSKVATEDENQEIIYREVEEGVKYVENGSVNVGVGGITVKNGGRIHEIPMDGVAGNAIIEMEYSSKEMPEFKLQDASGKNYPVKFDNTNTDPTANAFTQYIPASFKSGDKSRLNDEVDIRRAYIIIPENEATKGGTWKLTAVSAVDTKLLNVPTLPTLNEVSLAKDSSDANKFTASWKVANAAEGDTVNLYLAEDAVTNRKEMLNGQEILQTGDPGMLIAKDVPVGAGGSVSGGITSGSKVIDVTNVTLMGNPEDIRGLLRQGNYYLRAELKSSSNFGTKTSPQRFEIIDPLAPQSVSEVKVEPAGNGLFSLSFKPGAKKSGQGGFEHSYVVDAKLDDGSKLSEYAPFGELLYTEQELKPYWNASTGKYEGLLIGGWKAVTTTDEVYKGSLEGTVLDLSKVKYVGLQENKNYVIGVTSATVPTEDADKHQNYHYAERRDSSSTLLPVPSLPKLTLTSTSGTVDDKSGNYVNLLTNETKQKLTLSSSQSNVTVEAFYADKSIATVALKNKADGTSEGILNLDQFQTDGPFALELRARNTVTKDISVTMLYMTVDTIAPVLYLTEPVTGERTANGEIRVAGTTTTGTKLSAVYTVSQLQPDGKYKDVEIPASLSVDPLTGDFNGTVKINSADPSVALSIVAKDEAGNQNTAVVDITNAGFKVPVALVLKGAETLTPGAAGQIQAYLKVSDGKDDNGKPKFKDEPITGKDLANLTYEIAVGDAVSLSAQGNVTALATGSSLIEAEYKVSEGVTLKGMAVTTVAVPEPSELGTVQAVSSAISGDSNHTKITVTSAGDMTGQQIAYKVFSSNPAELKFNDNVSSWSLLPLDGIVTAHPGAIVVLAKRTSLDKLVKASGSVPVSVWTSSGSGGGGGAGGGGGGAVPGVVEEQAPEQAAEVTVNGQAVKTEWNGLTAIVHITDKEAAAGSDLTVSSTDPNAKAFSIRVDQSVVQQQLTAKKKIVIEVPMGQLVIAPENLAGVTAGLTIGIGANSAADQQAMKAVADQQGFTLMGAGQGATVTVNLPQASWTPALAAKIAIPAPLAAKEITAMVLKDKDGNWTTVPWKLDSSGTAVHVQLTGEGSLFFIRNQKTFKDMPSGWGKEGIAAASAKLFVMGKSAELFDPAGKVTRAEYPTILLRVTGLMNKQAASAGFSDVSSSSWYNRSVSIAAELGIVTGLEGGKYAPKDTLTRVEAMTMLGRLLNQVNPGSELSESEVTSILAGFTDKDKVPAWARQAVAMSIKNGIILGEGNKVNPSSPLTREQAAAIAIRLDQFITAKQ from the coding sequence GTGAAGTTGTTTAAACGCATTGTAGCGGTAATGCTCACCGTAATCCTGGTATTTCTGTCCACCTCCGAGAGCTTCCATGCTCTCGTTGAGGCGGCCAGCAGTACCAAGACAACCATGATCCAGAATGACTTTATTAAGGTTACCGTGGATAACGAGACCGGCCGCTACGGCATTCGTACCGTAGAAGGCCAGCCGATCCGCAAGAATGACAACAATGTAAACCTGCTGTTCCAGGGGGATGACCCGGAAACGTCGTTCACGACGTTCCGGATCGACGGAACGGATTATATTTACGGCAATAAATACAAGTTCGATGCCAGCCATTATTCAGAGACTACTGCACCCAAGGTAGTGGAGAATTCCAATGGCACCAAGCAGCTGGAGATGATCTGGAAGATTAAAGGCGTAGAGATCAAGCAGATTCTGATGCTCTACACCGACAGCAAGGATGCTGTCAATTCCGGTAATGTCAACATCCGCTATGAGGTGAATAACAAGAGCGGTGCGCAGGTGCAGATCGGCAGCCGGATTCTGCTTGATACCATGGTCGGCGGAAACGACGGGCCGCAGTTCCAGATTGGCACAGCGTACAAGTCGCCGCTGCAGGTGGAGCGGAAGCTGATCCATAATCCGGAGGATGATCCCGGAATTCCGGAAGAGGACAGAGCGTACTTCAAGATCCCTGCTTATTGGGTAATGCGCGACAAGCTGGATCTGACGAATCCCCAGGCAACCAATGTGGTGGCCTACGGCTTCAATAACTTTGCCGAACAGAACATTAATATTGTGGATGAGATGATTGTCGGCCATTGGAACGGCCTGGCGAATACGAAATGGGATTACCAGGTACATCCGAACCTGGACTTCACCAGAGATACCAATGATTTCGGAACGGCGGATTCTGCGGTTGCCTTCTACTGGAACCCGGAGAAGCTGGCACCGGGAGGCTTCCAGAGCTTCGAGACTGTATACGGACTCGGGGAGCTCACTGCTCCGGATAAAGTGTTCTCGATCCGTTATGTCGATCAGGTTCAGCAGCTCGCTACCGAGCCGGTTGAAGGCGGAGGCGTACCGACTAAATATGATAACAACGGTGTCTTCAACGTTATTGCCGAGGTAGAGAATCTGCAGGCCTACAATATGGAGCACTCCAAGATTGAAGTGGAGATGACGCTGGAGAGCGGGCTTAGCTTCGTCAGGCAGGATGAAAAAGGAAACGATGTCCTGGATGCGAACGGCAATCCTGTCCTGGAGAATACCCGCAGCAAAATGCTGGAGTTCAAAAAGTCAGCCACACCTGATGAAGCGGCCATGGGCATTGAGCCCAAGTACAAGCCGGGCGACGCAGTTACCGCCACCTTCCGCGTTCAGGCCAAAGGCAGACCTTGGCCGGTTACCCGGGAATATATGATCTCCGCGAGAAGCCCGGAGACACAAGGCAAGATTGAAGGCGTTGAGGATGAGGGCATCAAGGCGCAGTATGAATCCACACGCACTAACTTCATTTTGCTGCCGCCGGTAGGAGAAGCGACGGCGACATATGCCTACTCACTTGCACCGGCTGAGCTGTACAGCACAGATGTGAAATATCTGACAGTGAATCTGTCAAATATTGAAGCCTACAATACGGGCAATGCAACGACTGCACCGAACTTTGACCTGTACCTCAAGAATAAGGCAAACGGTAACCGGTATAAGGTCAATGTCCAGGACGCAGTGGTGATGCAGCCGACAGATGACGGATTCTCCGGCGCCATGCGGATTACGTACCGCGGCGGTGATCAGGTGGATTCAGGCGGCAATGTGGTGGAAGCCGGACTTGGGCCTGAATTGCCGCTTGGCGAGTATCAGGTGGAGATTGATTACAAAGGCGACGCCGGCGGGGATGAGGAAGTAGCGGCTCTGTATGATATTACGACTCCGCAGTCCTTCCTGGTCACCGACAATAACGATACGCGAATCCGTGAGGCCGGAGTGATGGCGGTCTATAAGGAAGCTGTAGATATTAGCGGCCTTGCGAACGGAGCCTCTGTGAAGGATGAGCTGCTGGATCAGTTGAATTCTCTGTTCCCGGGCAAGCCTTTCAAGGACGGTTCGTTCCTGTACTCGGCTGTGACCGAGTATAAGAAGACCAAAGCGTTGTTCGGCGCAGCGAGCAAAGCGGTTGATCCGAAATTCGATATCAGCGAATTCATGGATGATGAAGCGCTGAAAGAGACTCCAATGTATGCTTACAAGCTGTTTGCTACAGAAGAGGACTTCGAGGAATTCAAGGAAGAAGCGGAAGCCAAGGACCCGGAATTCGACCGTGAGGTTCTGGTGACTGTCCGCGGTATGATCAAGCAGGTGGGCACTGGTGCTGAAGAGCAGGTTATCGTAGATACCAAGACAGAACCGGCAATTATTAATGATGCTGTAGCTTATACAGGTAAAGATCTGACTTTTGTACGCGGTAAGCTGGATATCTTCGGAAACACCCTTCCGGGTGATCTGCCCTTCCTGGATACCTTGTTTGTCAAGGGTGAGGGAACGCTGAGCGTAGCGAGCAGCGGGTTTGTCTTCCATAAGGGCGAATGGACCCTCGACTTCTTCAACGGCTTCAACAAGTCGCTTGGAGAAGAAGACTTCGATCCGGAGAAGGAAAAAGAAGAAGAAGATAAAGACGATGATGACGATAAGAAAGATGAGAAAGGTAATGACGGCAATCCGGAAGACGATACACAGAACGGCAGCTTGAAGTGGGCGGTCGGCGGCGTAGGCGACAGATTGAATCCGCTGCGCCAGATCATGATTGAGGATGTGTACTTTAACAAGCAGTCTCTGTTCGGGGCACCAAGCTTCTCGATTGACGGTTTTGGCTTCTCCTTCAATGATTTCATTCTGAGAGAGAACGGGATTTCCTTCGGCGGATCGTTGTCCCTGAAGATCATTAACTCCGAAATCAAGAATGTCATCTTCAACAGTGCCGGCTTCTATGGCGTCGATGCCTCCCTGGGCTTCGATCTCAATCAGGAGATGGGCTTGTTCGGACCGGATAAGAAGAAGGACGCGGATAAGAAAAAAGGTCCAGACGCTCCAAGCGGCAAGGTAACGATTAAGCATGCTGTGCAGGGTGGTGGCGTAGGCAATGAATATGGCCTGGAGTTCGCGGCGCAGCTGAAGAATATGATGGGTGTAGAGATTGAATTCTCGCTCAAGAAGGTAAAAGACGGCCGGATTCTCCCGGATGTCATTGCCTTCGGGGCAGAGCTTCCGCAACCGGGTATCCTGGTCACAGGTGCAACTTACCTGACCGCCGTGCGGGGTGCAGTACGTGAACTGGCGGACACCATTGCCGGCGGCACGGCAGAAGACCCGTTCCCGTTGACAATTCAAGCAGGTGTGGGCATGAGGTTCGGGATTGCCCCGGCGTATTTCTTCGGTGATGTGGACCTGACAGTGAAACGTACCGGCCTTAAGATCGAAGGCAAGCTGGATTTCGCCGCCAAAGCCGATGCGGAGAAAGACGACCGGCTTCCAATGCTGACCAAAGCGCTGCTCGAAGCGCAGTGGGTAACCCCATGGTTCGTGCGCGTTGAAGCAGAGATGGATATCGGCGGATGGGACATCATCATCGGGAAGGCGGGGATCTTCGTCGGACAAAATCTGGAGAAGAACCGCACTGATTTTGAAGGCTACATCAGCTCGAAGGTGCAGATTCCGAACGATGTACCGGTGGTCGGCGGTATGCCGCTGTCCAGTATGTTCCTTGGGGTCAACAATGACAAGGTCTGGGGCAGCATCGGTATTCTGTTCATCTCCCTCGGCATCACCTATTACTGGAGTGGAGGCATTGAATTCGGTACCTCTACAGACCAGCTGCCGGAAGGCATGATCCATCTGGTAGTGGATGATCCTGAGCTTGGACCGCGCCTGATGGTGATTGGTGCAGGTGTGCAGACGCTGGCAACGTCCAAGGTAGCTACCGAGGATGAGAACCAGGAAATTATCTACCGTGAGGTAGAAGAGGGCGTTAAATATGTTGAGAACGGATCGGTTAATGTCGGCGTAGGCGGCATTACGGTCAAGAACGGCGGCAGAATCCATGAGATTCCGATGGACGGCGTAGCCGGCAATGCCATTATTGAAATGGAGTACAGCAGCAAGGAAATGCCGGAATTCAAGCTGCAGGATGCGTCAGGCAAGAATTATCCGGTGAAATTCGACAACACGAATACTGATCCTACGGCAAATGCTTTTACACAATATATTCCTGCAAGCTTCAAATCTGGAGATAAATCCAGACTGAACGATGAAGTGGATATTCGCAGAGCTTATATCATTATTCCTGAGAATGAAGCCACCAAAGGCGGAACTTGGAAGCTGACAGCCGTCTCGGCGGTTGACACCAAGCTGCTCAACGTCCCTACCCTGCCTACGCTGAATGAAGTCAGCCTGGCGAAGGACAGCTCGGATGCGAATAAGTTCACAGCCTCCTGGAAAGTAGCCAACGCAGCCGAAGGCGATACTGTGAACCTGTATCTGGCTGAGGATGCAGTTACGAACCGCAAGGAAATGCTGAATGGCCAAGAAATTCTGCAGACGGGTGATCCGGGCATGCTGATTGCCAAGGATGTGCCGGTCGGCGCAGGCGGCTCGGTCAGCGGCGGAATCACCAGCGGCAGCAAAGTAATTGATGTCACCAATGTAACATTGATGGGCAACCCCGAGGATATCCGCGGATTGCTCAGACAAGGCAACTATTACCTGCGGGCCGAGCTGAAATCCAGCTCGAACTTTGGGACGAAGACATCACCGCAGCGCTTTGAAATCATTGATCCGCTTGCACCGCAGAGTGTCAGTGAGGTCAAGGTTGAGCCTGCCGGCAACGGTTTGTTCTCGCTCTCCTTCAAGCCGGGAGCGAAGAAATCGGGTCAGGGCGGCTTCGAGCATAGCTACGTGGTCGATGCGAAGCTGGATGATGGCAGCAAACTGAGTGAATATGCTCCGTTTGGAGAGCTTTTGTATACCGAGCAGGAGCTTAAGCCTTACTGGAATGCGTCCACAGGCAAATACGAAGGTCTGTTGATCGGCGGCTGGAAGGCTGTAACTACAACAGATGAAGTCTACAAGGGCAGCCTTGAAGGCACAGTGCTTGATCTGAGCAAGGTGAAATACGTCGGTCTTCAAGAGAATAAGAACTACGTCATCGGCGTTACTTCCGCAACGGTTCCAACCGAGGATGCCGACAAGCATCAGAACTATCATTATGCCGAGCGGCGGGACAGCAGCAGCACCTTGCTGCCGGTTCCTAGTCTGCCGAAGCTGACCTTAACCAGCACATCAGGCACAGTAGACGATAAATCCGGCAACTACGTGAACCTGTTGACGAATGAAACGAAGCAGAAGCTGACGCTCTCTTCAAGCCAGTCCAATGTGACGGTGGAAGCTTTCTATGCTGACAAATCCATTGCGACAGTAGCTCTGAAGAACAAGGCAGATGGCACAAGCGAAGGTATTCTCAATCTCGACCAGTTCCAGACGGACGGACCGTTCGCTCTCGAACTGAGAGCCAGAAACACAGTGACTAAGGACATCTCGGTAACCATGCTGTATATGACTGTGGATACCATCGCACCGGTGCTGTATCTCACAGAGCCGGTTACGGGTGAACGGACGGCGAACGGTGAGATTCGTGTAGCAGGAACTACAACTACAGGAACCAAGCTGAGCGCAGTGTATACCGTGAGCCAGTTACAGCCGGATGGGAAATACAAGGATGTTGAGATTCCGGCTTCACTTTCAGTGGACCCATTAACCGGTGATTTCAACGGAACCGTGAAGATTAACTCGGCTGACCCTTCCGTCGCCCTCAGCATTGTGGCTAAGGACGAGGCGGGCAATCAGAATACAGCGGTTGTGGATATTACGAATGCCGGCTTCAAAGTACCGGTTGCCCTGGTTCTGAAGGGCGCAGAGACGCTGACGCCGGGTGCGGCAGGCCAAATTCAGGCCTATCTCAAGGTGTCGGATGGCAAGGATGATAACGGCAAGCCGAAATTCAAGGATGAGCCGATTACCGGCAAGGATCTGGCTAATCTGACTTATGAAATTGCCGTAGGCGATGCAGTATCCCTGTCGGCACAAGGCAATGTTACTGCACTGGCTACAGGCTCCAGTCTGATTGAAGCCGAGTACAAGGTGTCTGAGGGTGTTACGCTCAAGGGCATGGCGGTGACGACTGTAGCTGTACCGGAACCGAGTGAACTCGGTACTGTACAAGCCGTATCCTCTGCGATTAGCGGAGACAGCAACCACACGAAGATTACGGTGACTTCCGCCGGGGATATGACCGGACAGCAGATCGCTTACAAGGTCTTCTCGTCCAATCCGGCAGAACTGAAATTTAATGACAATGTAAGCTCATGGAGTCTGCTTCCGCTTGATGGTATCGTGACCGCTCATCCGGGTGCCATCGTCGTGCTGGCTAAGCGTACCTCCCTGGACAAGCTGGTTAAGGCTTCCGGTAGCGTTCCTGTATCAGTCTGGACCAGCAGCGGTTCAGGCGGTGGCGGCGGTGCTGGCGGCGGAGGCGGTGGTGCCGTACCGGGAGTTGTTGAAGAACAAGCGCCGGAACAGGCCGCCGAGGTTACCGTCAACGGCCAGGCCGTGAAGACAGAGTGGAATGGACTTACAGCCATCGTACACATTACGGATAAAGAAGCTGCGGCTGGCAGTGACCTCACGGTAAGCTCCACCGATCCGAATGCCAAAGCATTCAGTATCCGTGTAGACCAGAGCGTGGTTCAGCAGCAGCTGACCGCGAAGAAGAAGATTGTGATTGAGGTTCCTATGGGACAATTGGTGATTGCACCTGAGAATCTTGCAGGTGTAACAGCAGGACTTACCATCGGTATTGGTGCCAACAGTGCTGCCGATCAGCAGGCCATGAAGGCTGTTGCCGACCAGCAAGGCTTCACCCTGATGGGGGCTGGACAAGGTGCAACAGTTACCGTGAACCTGCCGCAGGCCAGCTGGACTCCGGCACTCGCCGCCAAGATCGCGATTCCTGCGCCGCTTGCGGCCAAGGAGATTACGGCCATGGTGCTTAAGGACAAAGACGGCAACTGGACAACAGTACCTTGGAAGCTGGACAGCAGCGGCACAGCAGTCCATGTGCAGCTGACCGGAGAAGGCAGCCTCTTCTTCATCCGCAACCAGAAGACCTTCAAGGATATGCCTTCAGGCTGGGGTAAGGAAGGCATTGCGGCTGCATCCGCCAAGCTGTTCGTTATGGGTAAGTCAGCGGAACTCTTCGATCCGGCCGGTAAAGTGACCAGAGCAGAGTATCCGACCATCCTGCTGCGTGTTACAGGTCTGATGAACAAGCAGGCAGCTTCTGCAGGCTTCAGTGATGTCAGCAGCAGCAGCTGGTATAACCGCAGCGTCTCCATTGCCGCAGAACTGGGTATTGTCACTGGTCTTGAAGGCGGCAAGTATGCGCCTAAGGATACGCTGACACGGGTGGAAGCGATGACGATGCTGGGCAGATTGCTGAATCAGGTTAATCCGGGCAGTGAGCTGAGCGAGAGTGAAGTCACCTCGATCCTCGCTGGTTTCACTGACAAGGACAAGGTTCCGGCATGGGCAAGACAAGCAGTGGCAATGAGCATCAAGAACGGCATTATCCTCGGAGAAGGCAACAAGGTGAATCCGTCCAGTCCGCTTACGCGTGAACAGGCGGCAGCCATTGCCATCCGGCTTGATCAGTTCATTACAGCCAAGCAATAA